Within Vicinamibacteria bacterium, the genomic segment CAGGGTTGGGGCGAACGAGCCCGGATATCGGACCTGACGCCTTGCGGACGCGCCCCTGGCCACTGCAACTCGGCGTCAGCCGCGCCTAGCCTGGCTCGCCGCCGCCAATATCGCCGCCAGGCTGCGTTCGACATCTTCTTCGGTCGTGGCCCAGGACGAGACACTGATGCGCATCGCCGTCCGGCCCTGCCACTCCGTGGTGCCGCACCAGCAGGTGCCGTCCGCCTGCACGGCCGCCGCCACCCGCCGTGTCACCGCCGCCTCGCCGAATGAGACGAGCACCTGGTTGAGGGCGACGTCGTTCAGCAATTCGTACCCGGCGGCCGCGAGGCCCGCTGCGAAACGCGCCGCGTGCCCGCAGGTCCGTTCCACCATATCGGCGACCCCGCGACGCCCCAGGGACGCTAAGGCAGCCCATACATCGGCCCCCCGCGCGCGGCGGGAGAAATCTGGAGTGTACTGGTAGGGCTCCCGGGCCTCGCCCTGCACGAGGTAGGCTCCGCCCGCGGAGAGTGCGCGCCGGAGGTGCTCGGGGTCTCGGCAGAAGACGAGCCCGCTGTCGTACGGCACGTTCAGCCACTTGTGGGCGTCCGTGGCCCAAGAGTCAGCCCCTTCAAACCCGGCCAGCAAGGGTGCACGGAGGGGAGACGCCGCGGCCCACAGGCCAAAGGCCCCGTCGACGTGCACCCACGCTCTCGCTTTTCGGGCCACGGCGACCACTTCGAGGGCGGGGTCAAAGGCACCTGTGTTCACGTTGCCGGCCTGGAGGCAGACGATCGTCGGTCCCGCGAGGGGAGGGAGGGCGTCCGCCCGGATCCGCCCCCGACCGTCCACCGGGACTCGAACGACGCGCTCGCGGCCAAACCCAAGTAGCGCCAGGGCCTTCAGGAGGCTCGTGTGCACCTCGTCGCCGACGACGACCGTGATGTAAGGCGCACCGAAAAGGCCCCTCGCTTCCACGTCCCACCCCTCGCGAGCGAGCAGGGCATGTCGGGCCGCGGCTAGACCCGCCACGTTGGCGGTGGTGGCGCAGGTGACGAACCCTCCGCCAGTCCCGGGGGGGAGCGACAAGAGATCGACCAGCCATCCGAGGGCAACATCCTCGAGGGCGGCGGCGATGGGCGACGCGACACGCAGGCCGGCGTTCTGGTCCCAGGCCGTGGCCAGCCAGTTCGCGGCCAGAGCGGCGGGCACCGACCCGCCGATGACGAAGCCGAAGAAGCGGCCGCCGGCGCTGGCCATCGTCGCCGGGGAGCCGATCTCGTCGAGCTGGGCCAGCACGTCCGCGGGTTCGCGGGGTCCCTCGGGCAGGGGCGTCTGCAGGCGGGCCAGGCCGGCCAGACCCGCGGCTGACGCCTGCACGGAACGATGCTCAAGCTCCTCTAGATACCGGATGGCCCGATCGGCGGTGTCATGCAAGAGCATGGCAAGCGCACGGCGATCGTTCATTTCAATGGTCCTCACACAAGGCCTCGCTCTGAAATACCCCTACCCTCGTCGCCGGGTGTGGTGGAAGCGCGGAGCCTACTCCGCGATCAGTGCATTTTCTACCGACCGTGGCGTCTCAAGGCCACCAGCCCTAAAACACCCAACGCAAACACAGCGATCTTAGCCATTTCGGAGTCGGCGTCCTGAGTGTGCCGTTCACGCTTCCCGCGGCGTCCGCCAAACGTCGGCGGGGGTCTCGACGCTCCACGTGCCTTACTCCCGGCCCTCCTGGCCGTAGCGCCCGTCATATGGGCGAGTCAGGGCGCCACGCTACCACGAACCGACGCCGAGGCAGGTCCGATAGCCTTGGGCAGCCTCTGCTGGTCGCAACCGGCCGCCGGGGGTTGCGTTCGGCCAACCGCTCCGATGATGTTGCTGCCCGAAGTCTCGCCGGTTTTCTTATAGACTCATTGTTGCTTCCGCGACCGGCGTGACGTACCCGCCGACTTCGATTCCCTCCGCGCCATCCTGCCCCATGACATGTACATACAGAATGCTTCGCCGGCCCATCTTGGTGCCCTGCTCGCTGATAAGACGAGTGCCGGGAGCACCTGACACGAGGCCGTGCCGCATCATGAACGCCGCGAGGGGACCGGTGGAGCTTCCCGTGGCAGGATCCTCCACAATTCCATATCCCGGCGCAAACATTCGGGAATACGCTCCGCCGCCTGTCGGGGTGAATACGAAAACACAGGCCGGCTCCCGATCCGTGTCCGTGATGCTCCTCAACCCGCGACTGTCGATGAACGCACGATCAACTGTCGCTTTATCCCTTACGGGAATGAAAATGGTTGGGTTCCCGGCGCTTACAAGCTGCGGAGCAATGTCCATGAGATCATTCAGCTCGAGCCCCAAAGCTTCTGCACAGACACGACGATCGTAGACTCTCCCCTGTTCCAGCGGAGGCGTGCGCAGCCAAATTAATGGACGCCGACGCTCGCCCCATTCGACGCGTATCGCGACGGGACCCACCTTTTCTTCGAGAGCGAAGTGCTCCTCTTGCCTGGGCACGATGCCCTCTTCCAAGAGCACGAAGGCGGTGCCGATCGTCGGATGACCTGCAAACACCATCTCTCTTGTGGGCGTGAATATTCTTACCCCGACGGCGC encodes:
- a CDS encoding PhzF family phenazine biosynthesis protein, which translates into the protein SAPSVKGTVSAPHAHRYLVVDVFTEDPLEGNALAVFPEASKIDDGLMQRIARELNLAETAFILPASRPDCAVGVRIFTPTREMVFAGHPTIGTAFVLLEEGIVPRQEEHFALEEKVGPVAIRVEWGERRRPLIWLRTPPLEQGRVYDRRVCAEALGLELNDLMDIAPQLVSAGNPTIFIPVRDKATVDRAFIDSRGLRSITDTDREPACVFVFTPTGGGAYSRMFAPGYGIVEDPATGSSTGPLAAFMMRHGLVSGAPGTRLISEQGTKMGRRSILYVHVMGQDGAEGIEVGGYVTPVAEATMSL
- a CDS encoding aminotransferase class V-fold PLP-dependent enzyme, which encodes MNDRRALAMLLHDTADRAIRYLEELEHRSVQASAAGLAGLARLQTPLPEGPREPADVLAQLDEIGSPATMASAGGRFFGFVIGGSVPAALAANWLATAWDQNAGLRVASPIAAALEDVALGWLVDLLSLPPGTGGGFVTCATTANVAGLAAARHALLAREGWDVEARGLFGAPYITVVVGDEVHTSLLKALALLGFGRERVVRVPVDGRGRIRADALPPLAGPTIVCLQAGNVNTGAFDPALEVVAVARKARAWVHVDGAFGLWAAASPLRAPLLAGFEGADSWATDAHKWLNVPYDSGLVFCRDPEHLRRALSAGGAYLVQGEAREPYQYTPDFSRRARGADVWAALASLGRRGVADMVERTCGHAARFAAGLAAAGYELLNDVALNQVLVSFGEAAVTRRVAAAVQADGTCWCGTTEWQGRTAMRISVSSWATTEEDVERSLAAILAAASQARRG